The Streptococcus sanguinis genome contains the following window.
TCCTGTCTGGGGCCAGCTTTGCGGATAATCTGGGAAAGCTTTTCTCTTCTTGGATGGGAAATTCCGAAACAGCACGTGCTATCGGAACTTTCTTGGCTCTGGTGCTGCTGACCTATATTTCCATTGTTTTGGGTGAGCTTTATCCTAAGCGCATTGCCATGAACCTTAAAGATAATCTAGCTGTGCGGGCTGCACCGGTCATTATCTTTCTTGGCAAGATTGTCAGCCCTTTCGTCTGGTTGCTGTCAGCATCAACCAACCTGCTGAGTCGGATAACGCCGATGAAGTTTGATGATGCAGACGAAAAGATGACCCGGGACGAGATTGAATATATGCTGACCAAGAGTGAGGAGACCTTGGATGCAGATGAGATTGAGATGCTACAGGGGATTTTCTCTCTGGATGAGCTGATGGCTCGTGAACTGATGGTGCCGCGGACGGATGCTTTTATGGTGGACATTCAGGACGATACCAAGGAAATCATCGAAAGCATTCTCAAGCAGAGCTTTTCGCGGATTCCTGTCTATGATGGGGATAAGGACAATGTCATCGGTCTGATTCATACCAAGCGACTGCTCAATGAAGGATTCATCAATGGTTTTGACAATATCGTTCTGCGTAAGATTCTGCAGGAACCACTCTTTGTACCGGAAACCATGTTTGTCGATGATTTGCTCAAGGAGCTTCGCAACACGCAAAATCAAATGGCGATTCTCTTGGATGAGTATGGCGGAATGGCTGGTCTGGTTACACTGGAAGACCTCTTGGAGGAGATTGTCGGTGAGATAGATGATGAGACTGACAAGGCTGAAATCGAAGTCCATGAAATCGGCGAGAACACCTACATTGTCTTAGGAACCATGACCCTCAATGACTTTAATGAATACTTTGAAGTCGAAATTGAAAGCGACGATGTGGATACGATAGCTGGTTATTA
Protein-coding sequences here:
- a CDS encoding HlyC/CorC family transporter, whose product is MEDPGSQNMLWQALLLFILTLLNAFFSAAEMAMVSLNRARVEQKAEEGDLKYSRLLAVLESPNNFLSTIQVGITVINILSGASFADNLGKLFSSWMGNSETARAIGTFLALVLLTYISIVLGELYPKRIAMNLKDNLAVRAAPVIIFLGKIVSPFVWLLSASTNLLSRITPMKFDDADEKMTRDEIEYMLTKSEETLDADEIEMLQGIFSLDELMARELMVPRTDAFMVDIQDDTKEIIESILKQSFSRIPVYDGDKDNVIGLIHTKRLLNEGFINGFDNIVLRKILQEPLFVPETMFVDDLLKELRNTQNQMAILLDEYGGMAGLVTLEDLLEEIVGEIDDETDKAEIEVHEIGENTYIVLGTMTLNDFNEYFEVEIESDDVDTIAGYYLTCVGTIPDPKERISYEVESQNKQLILTNDKVKNGRVTKVKVEISEQVEIDEEANK